A portion of the Candidatus Thermoplasmatota archaeon genome contains these proteins:
- a CDS encoding C25 family cysteine peptidase, with translation MKKKYFLSVIVICGLFLTSSYSTIIALPKQDDHQQMNVICSEPQITDRNSYCSLTLPEATTYLKNPGKPILPVIIKTFVFPIGTIFSEIHCTPRTILEKNLDKKIIYAQKPVIRNTYTQGSTEEDQTIYQDEQYYPETWFSYSLGVGLEKTQHVTYLTIQLYPIRYAPKTNSIQYATNFDINIYDIPPEQPALFKEIYDLIIIAPQRFERKLQRLVDHKITMGISARVVTTEEIYTTFEGRDHAEQIKYFIRYALEGYIPK, from the coding sequence ATGAAGAAAAAATATTTCCTATCAGTAATAGTAATTTGTGGTCTGTTTTTAACCAGTAGTTATAGTACGATAATCGCACTACCAAAACAAGACGATCATCAACAAATGAACGTCATATGCTCAGAGCCTCAAATAACCGACAGAAATTCCTATTGTTCGCTGACGTTACCTGAAGCAACAACGTATCTTAAGAATCCTGGTAAACCTATCCTTCCAGTTATCATTAAAACATTCGTTTTTCCTATAGGGACAATTTTTTCTGAGATACATTGTACACCAAGGACAATACTCGAAAAAAACCTCGATAAAAAGATTATTTATGCTCAAAAGCCAGTTATTCGAAATACATACACACAAGGTTCAACAGAAGAAGATCAAACAATCTATCAAGATGAACAATACTACCCAGAAACATGGTTTTCTTATTCTCTCGGAGTTGGATTAGAAAAGACTCAGCATGTTACCTACTTAACAATCCAACTGTATCCGATTCGTTATGCACCGAAAACAAACAGTATCCAATACGCAACAAATTTTGATATAAATATTTATGATATCCCGCCAGAACAACCAGCACTCTTCAAAGAAATATATGATTTAATTATCATAGCACCACAACGATTCGAACGAAAACTCCAACGACTCGTCGATCATAAAATTACAATGGGAATATCTGCACGAGTTGTTACCACCGAAGAAATTTATACTACCTTTGAAGGACGAGATCATGCAGAGCAAATAAAATATTTTATACGTTATGCCCTTGAAGGCTACATCCCGAAATGA